From a single Rhodothermaceae bacterium genomic region:
- a CDS encoding type I restriction-modification system subunit M yields MTNPTDSERAELHKIIWRIANDLRGSVDGWDFKSYVLGMLFYRFISENLTSWLNEQERRVGGADFDYAQLSDSEAEVGRATTVDEKGFYILPSELFVNLRARARHDANLNETLSEIFRNIEGSAIGTDSESDMKGLFDDLDVNSSKLGSTVRLRNEKLVKLLDAIGDLPLSKGGDFSHNTIDLFGDAYEYLMTMYASAAGKSGGEFFTPQEVSETLARITVVGKTEVNKVYDPACGSGSLLLKFAKVLGRDNVRQGFFGQEINLTTYNLCRINMFLHDINFDKFDIAHGDTLIDPAHIDDEPFEAIVSNPPYSIKWEGKNNPLLINDPRYAPAGVLAPPSKADLAFTMHILSWLAVNGTAAIVEFPGVLYRGGAEQKIRQYLIDNNYVDTVIQLPPDLFFGTSIATCIIILKKSKTDNAVLFIDASAEFVRSGNKNKLTSGHQQKILDAFVERKDIEYFARLVDHNEIAENDYNIAVSSYVEEEDTREPVDIQKLNLEIAGIVARQARLRTKIDAIVANLEGR; encoded by the coding sequence ATGACTAATCCCACGGATAGTGAGCGTGCAGAGCTACATAAAATCATCTGGCGCATTGCCAATGATTTGCGGGGTTCCGTAGATGGTTGGGACTTTAAGAGCTATGTGCTGGGGATGCTGTTCTACCGGTTTATTTCCGAGAATCTGACGAGTTGGCTGAATGAACAGGAGCGCAGGGTTGGCGGTGCCGATTTTGATTACGCTCAATTGAGTGATTCCGAGGCGGAAGTTGGTCGTGCGACAACGGTAGACGAGAAGGGATTTTATATTCTGCCGTCCGAGCTCTTCGTGAATTTACGGGCCCGGGCCCGGCATGATGCCAATCTCAATGAAACCCTGAGCGAGATCTTTCGCAACATTGAAGGTTCCGCAATCGGAACCGATAGCGAGAGTGATATGAAGGGGTTGTTTGATGACCTGGATGTCAACAGCAGCAAGCTTGGCTCCACCGTTCGACTGCGGAACGAAAAACTGGTCAAGCTGCTGGATGCGATCGGGGACCTTCCGCTGAGCAAAGGAGGTGATTTTTCTCACAATACCATTGATTTATTTGGAGATGCGTATGAATACCTGATGACAATGTATGCATCGGCTGCAGGCAAATCAGGCGGTGAGTTCTTTACTCCTCAGGAAGTTTCTGAAACCCTTGCACGGATTACTGTGGTGGGCAAGACAGAGGTCAATAAAGTCTATGACCCCGCTTGTGGCTCTGGCTCTCTGCTGTTGAAGTTTGCGAAAGTACTCGGTCGGGACAACGTACGTCAGGGATTCTTTGGTCAAGAAATCAATTTGACCACCTACAATCTGTGCCGAATCAATATGTTTTTGCACGACATCAATTTTGATAAATTTGATATCGCCCACGGAGATACGCTAATTGATCCTGCACACATAGATGATGAACCATTTGAAGCCATCGTGTCCAATCCTCCCTATTCTATCAAATGGGAGGGGAAGAACAACCCCTTGTTGATCAACGATCCGCGTTATGCGCCGGCGGGAGTACTTGCGCCGCCGAGCAAGGCCGACTTGGCTTTTACGATGCACATTCTATCCTGGCTGGCTGTGAATGGTACGGCCGCGATTGTAGAATTTCCCGGTGTTCTATACCGGGGTGGGGCGGAACAGAAGATTCGTCAATATCTGATTGACAACAACTACGTGGATACCGTGATCCAACTGCCACCGGACCTGTTCTTTGGTACGAGTATCGCCACCTGTATCATTATATTGAAAAAATCAAAGACGGATAACGCGGTTCTGTTTATAGACGCATCCGCAGAGTTTGTCCGCAGTGGTAACAAGAATAAGCTCACGTCAGGTCATCAGCAAAAGATTCTTGATGCGTTTGTCGAGCGCAAGGATATTGAGTATTTTGCGCGGTTGGTTGATCACAATGAGATTGCAGAAAACGACTACAACATTGCGGTTTCGTCGTATGTCGAAGAAGAAGATACCCGTGAACCAGTGGACATCCAGAAACTGAATTTAGAGATTGCTGGGATCGTTGCAAGACAGGCGAGGCTACGAACAAAGATTGATGCCATTGTGGCCAATCTGGAAGGCAGGTAA
- the tkt gene encoding transketolase: MSKNIDSLCIDTIRMLAVDAVECARSGHPGMPMGAAPMAYVLWTEFMRHSPTNPNWFNRDRFILSAGHGSMLLYALLYLTGYDLSLEEIKDFRQWGSRTPGHPEYGKTPGVETTTGPLGQGFGNGVGMAIAEAHLAARFNHEEGRIIDHFTYGIVSDGDLMEGVSHEAASLAGHLGLGKLIYLWDDNRITIDGRLDLSSSENVQERFTAYGWQVIEDVNGEDLGAIESAIYEARGCTSQPSLICVRTTIGYGSPNKGGTAAAHGAPLGADEVELTKQAQHWQADPQFYVPADVKVFMDWTMSGADQENEWNSLRSEYERLYPADSAKLDALQANELPAGWFDGVKKIDVEQTMATRAASGKVLETLLEKVPGLIGGSADLTGSNKTKGKLQNVLTRNERSGSYLYYGVREHAMAAISNGLALHGGLRPYCATFLVFSDYLRPSLRLSAIMGLPVIYIFTHDSIGTGEDGPTHQGIEQIMSLRTIPNLVVLRPADANETRYAWFEAMQREDGPTALILTRQGVPPLTGSLDEVDKGAYIVAGENESEPQVILIGTGSELQYAVDAASILMSEGIATRVVSMPSWELFALQPDSYREKVLPKSVPVRVVVEAAVSLGWERYASHMVCMDRFGASAPGKVLFEQFGFSAERVAEVAKKALAET, encoded by the coding sequence ATGTCGAAAAACATTGACTCTCTCTGCATTGATACAATTCGGATGTTGGCCGTCGACGCTGTCGAATGTGCTAGGAGCGGGCATCCCGGAATGCCTATGGGTGCCGCTCCTATGGCTTATGTACTATGGACCGAGTTCATGCGACACAGTCCGACGAATCCAAATTGGTTTAATCGGGATCGCTTTATTCTGTCTGCCGGGCATGGGTCTATGCTTCTCTATGCATTGTTGTATTTGACTGGATATGATCTTTCATTGGAGGAGATTAAGGATTTCCGGCAATGGGGGAGTAGGACCCCCGGCCATCCCGAGTACGGCAAGACACCAGGAGTTGAGACGACGACCGGCCCACTAGGACAGGGATTCGGGAATGGCGTTGGTATGGCAATCGCAGAGGCACATCTTGCCGCACGCTTTAATCATGAAGAAGGAAGGATTATAGATCATTTTACGTACGGGATCGTCTCGGATGGTGACCTTATGGAGGGAGTTTCTCATGAAGCAGCTTCACTGGCGGGGCATCTGGGCTTGGGGAAATTGATCTATCTGTGGGACGATAACCGGATTACGATTGACGGTAGACTGGATTTGTCGTCGTCGGAAAATGTACAGGAACGGTTTACAGCCTACGGGTGGCAGGTCATTGAAGATGTTAACGGTGAGGATCTTGGGGCTATTGAAAGCGCTATTTATGAAGCTCGAGGGTGTACCAGCCAGCCGTCGCTGATTTGTGTTCGCACAACGATTGGATATGGAAGCCCAAACAAGGGGGGGACAGCAGCCGCCCATGGAGCACCACTTGGTGCAGATGAAGTAGAACTCACAAAGCAAGCCCAGCATTGGCAGGCAGATCCACAATTTTATGTGCCAGCGGATGTGAAGGTTTTCATGGATTGGACCATGTCAGGAGCTGATCAGGAGAATGAGTGGAACTCGCTCCGGTCCGAGTATGAGCGTTTATATCCTGCAGATTCGGCCAAATTGGATGCACTCCAGGCGAATGAATTGCCAGCTGGCTGGTTTGATGGAGTCAAAAAGATCGACGTAGAACAGACGATGGCTACAAGAGCTGCGAGCGGGAAGGTGTTGGAGACGCTTCTTGAAAAAGTGCCAGGTCTTATCGGAGGATCCGCCGATCTCACAGGCTCAAACAAGACAAAAGGAAAGCTGCAAAACGTTCTCACGCGGAACGAGCGGTCGGGGAGTTATCTGTACTATGGGGTTCGCGAACACGCGATGGCGGCGATCAGTAACGGTTTGGCGTTGCATGGTGGCCTACGGCCGTATTGTGCAACGTTTCTTGTATTCAGTGATTACTTGCGGCCATCCCTGCGCCTCAGTGCAATTATGGGCCTGCCGGTGATCTATATTTTCACGCATGATTCAATTGGTACGGGTGAAGACGGCCCCACACATCAGGGTATAGAACAGATCATGTCTCTTCGGACGATCCCCAATCTGGTTGTTCTTCGGCCTGCCGATGCCAATGAAACACGTTATGCATGGTTTGAAGCGATGCAGCGGGAAGACGGTCCGACCGCATTGATTCTGACACGGCAAGGAGTTCCCCCATTGACTGGGTCACTGGATGAGGTCGACAAAGGTGCCTATATCGTTGCCGGAGAAAATGAATCAGAACCCCAGGTAATCCTGATCGGTACCGGAAGTGAACTGCAGTATGCGGTTGACGCTGCGTCCATATTGATGTCAGAAGGGATTGCTACCCGTGTGGTGAGCATGCCATCCTGGGAATTGTTTGCTCTGCAGCCCGACTCCTACAGGGAAAAAGTCCTACCCAAGTCCGTCCCGGTTCGAGTTGTTGTTGAGGCGGCTGTGTCGCTTGGCTGGGAGCGGTATGCCAGTCACATGGTGTGCATGGACCGGTTCGGTGCATCGGCACCTGGCAAGGTACTCTTTGAACAGTTTGGCTTCAGTGCCGAGCGAGTTGCTGAGGTAGCTAAGAAAGCTCTGGCAGAGACCTAA
- a CDS encoding vitamin K epoxide reductase family protein: MAFFTYRKNLERLLYVLALAGVGLTLHIALWYSEGGSAGADPLCSIGSDCTGVIASDPAPLGIPSAWWGFLFYITIAVGSVLISRNISGLGSQLIKGRMVIVGLGWIYSLFLTLLQATAIDGWCQLCLYSFSIVTLIAGVTLYSFLKKSPTNSQNQVPKSEPRFHGIAALALLVLLGWDYYNVPENLTSASSTTSSTTAGGPQLCTYASDSPTFDNIEQLIMDYDPVFGPEDAPVIVMEFLDPNCNHCKAVHPNIKALAEAYPDSVRVIFKPVPIVGGPTHSLDEIAALYYANDHGVFEEMLDLVFEHQSPATGLSVDRLAEFADDLGLNEANFRRALSRREFASRTVQTRRFFEGMGFTGVPVVIINGRRVSSSSRSEYCLKRFIELAEPQS; the protein is encoded by the coding sequence ATGGCTTTTTTTACATATCGCAAGAATCTTGAACGACTTCTTTACGTGCTGGCACTTGCAGGTGTTGGTCTCACGCTTCATATCGCTCTCTGGTATAGCGAAGGAGGTAGTGCCGGTGCAGATCCACTATGTAGCATTGGATCGGATTGTACCGGCGTCATTGCCAGTGACCCGGCTCCATTGGGAATCCCAAGTGCATGGTGGGGATTTTTGTTTTATATAACCATTGCAGTCGGCAGCGTCTTGATTTCAAGAAATATTAGTGGACTGGGGAGCCAGCTCATCAAAGGTCGGATGGTTATTGTTGGATTGGGCTGGATTTACTCGTTATTTCTGACACTATTGCAGGCAACGGCCATTGATGGGTGGTGTCAACTCTGCCTCTATTCATTCTCGATTGTGACTCTGATTGCAGGCGTTACACTCTATTCTTTTCTAAAGAAATCCCCCACGAACAGCCAGAACCAAGTTCCAAAGAGTGAGCCTAGATTTCACGGTATTGCGGCCCTAGCTCTGCTAGTACTTCTTGGATGGGACTACTACAACGTACCTGAAAATTTAACGTCTGCTTCGTCCACCACGTCAAGCACAACTGCTGGAGGGCCACAGTTATGTACGTATGCTTCAGATTCTCCGACCTTTGATAACATAGAGCAACTGATCATGGACTATGATCCTGTCTTTGGTCCAGAGGATGCTCCGGTGATCGTCATGGAGTTCCTTGACCCGAATTGCAATCATTGTAAAGCCGTCCATCCGAATATCAAAGCTCTCGCGGAAGCTTATCCTGATTCCGTTCGTGTGATCTTCAAACCGGTTCCTATCGTGGGAGGCCCAACCCATTCGCTGGATGAGATTGCAGCTCTGTATTACGCGAATGACCATGGGGTATTTGAGGAAATGCTGGATTTAGTATTTGAGCATCAATCACCGGCAACCGGATTATCTGTTGATCGTCTAGCGGAGTTTGCCGACGATCTTGGCTTGAATGAAGCGAATTTTCGCAGGGCATTGAGTAGACGGGAATTTGCCTCCAGAACGGTTCAGACCCGTCGTTTTTTCGAGGGGATGGGATTCACGGGGGTCCCTGTAGTCATTATTAATGGTCGCCGTGTCAGTAGTTCAAGTCGCAGCGAATATTGTCTCAAGCGATTCATTGAGTTGGCAGAACCTCAATCATAG
- the trpE gene encoding anthranilate synthase component I — MKRHEFQLVVEREQAKGLEHFVVPVNRRLSADLLTPVSALLALRQNSHHAFLLESVEGGENMARYSFLGRNPYRIVRSEGREVTIEQVRTHETVTASEANIFDVLCRFMDEFIEVKLSGLPRFRCGAVGYIGYDNVRLIEHLPNPPTDDVDLPDAIWCFYDTLAAFDRVKHQIVLIANVFITPDSDLDDEYTQATERIRDLEHDLQSPFCSPDPVKLGSEQLTSNFAREDFEAVVTEAKQRIYEGDIFQVVLSQRFSLPFEGDPFNLYRALRQINPSPYLFYLDLDEVSLIGSSPEVLVRVEDRRAELLPIAGTRPRGETPEEDEQLAQDLLLDAKERAEHLMLVDLGRNDLGRISKLGSVTVDRYAYVERYSHVMHIVSAVSGLLRDDMTTIDVLPACFPAGTVSGAPKVKAMEIIDELEPTRRGIYAGAVGYIDFSGNMDMCIAIRTMVVQEDQIFIQAGAGIVADSIPALEYEETKNKARALRQALLTAAQGLL, encoded by the coding sequence ATGAAACGCCATGAATTTCAACTAGTGGTCGAGCGGGAGCAAGCAAAGGGGCTTGAGCACTTTGTTGTTCCAGTGAACCGTCGCTTAAGTGCCGATTTGCTCACTCCAGTTAGTGCCCTCCTCGCACTGCGACAGAATAGCCATCATGCATTTCTACTCGAAAGTGTCGAAGGAGGTGAAAATATGGCCCGCTATTCTTTTCTGGGCCGCAACCCCTACCGAATTGTACGGTCTGAGGGAAGAGAAGTCACAATTGAACAAGTTCGAACACACGAGACTGTAACGGCTTCTGAGGCGAATATATTTGATGTCCTTTGTCGCTTCATGGACGAATTTATAGAGGTCAAGCTATCTGGATTGCCTAGGTTTCGCTGTGGAGCAGTTGGTTATATAGGCTATGACAATGTACGTCTCATTGAACATTTACCGAACCCGCCAACGGATGATGTGGACCTTCCAGATGCAATCTGGTGTTTCTACGATACCCTGGCCGCCTTTGATCGCGTTAAACATCAGATCGTCCTGATCGCGAATGTGTTTATCACACCCGACTCGGATCTGGATGATGAGTACACCCAAGCTACGGAACGGATCCGTGACTTGGAACACGACCTGCAATCTCCATTCTGCAGCCCAGACCCGGTCAAGCTTGGCTCCGAGCAACTAACCTCGAATTTTGCGCGTGAAGACTTTGAGGCTGTCGTTACAGAAGCAAAGCAACGAATTTATGAGGGGGATATTTTTCAGGTGGTGCTCTCCCAACGATTCTCCCTCCCATTCGAGGGCGATCCGTTCAACCTGTACCGTGCCCTTCGCCAAATCAATCCTTCTCCCTATCTTTTTTACCTTGATCTGGATGAGGTATCACTCATTGGCAGTTCCCCCGAGGTTCTTGTGCGTGTTGAAGACAGACGTGCTGAGTTACTCCCCATTGCAGGGACCCGACCCCGTGGCGAGACACCTGAAGAAGATGAACAACTTGCGCAGGATCTTCTCCTGGACGCGAAAGAGCGAGCCGAACATCTGATGCTGGTTGACCTTGGACGAAATGATCTCGGACGAATCAGCAAACTGGGTAGCGTAACCGTTGACCGCTACGCCTACGTTGAACGTTATTCTCACGTCATGCATATCGTAAGTGCGGTTTCAGGGCTTTTGCGTGATGACATGACGACCATAGATGTTCTCCCGGCCTGCTTTCCAGCGGGGACAGTCAGCGGGGCTCCCAAAGTGAAAGCCATGGAAATTATTGATGAGCTTGAACCAACACGGCGGGGAATTTATGCGGGCGCGGTGGGATATATTGATTTTTCTGGAAATATGGATATGTGCATTGCCATCCGAACGATGGTCGTTCAAGAAGATCAAATATTCATTCAGGCTGGTGCAGGCATCGTTGCAGACAGCATTCCTGCACTTGAGTATGAAGAAACCAAAAACAAAGCCCGGGCACTAAGACAAGCTCTACTTACGGCTGCACAAGGACTGCTGTAA
- the trpS gene encoding tryptophan--tRNA ligase: MVPYPFTPDKIVVVSGIQSSGALHLGNYFGALRQHISLHKRYPSYYFIVNYHAMTTVRDPDALWAHTLDAAVTYLALGFDPTRGNLFVQSDVPLLNELTWIFFCLTPVSQLEKATSYKDKIAQGLTANCGLFNYPILQASDILIYGGTLVPVGADQKQHIEIARDTAQRFNRTWSPDQPLFPIPDAHIMKNVAIVPGIDGRKMSKSYDNTIGIFEEGKALTSRIKRIVTDSTPLEDPKDPDQDNVFALIRLFASEEQQAEIREAYQRGGYGYGHAKSVLTRLITEYFAPAREKRRELLKDPDYVRDVLRQGGINARKRAEACMDKVRELTGLMTTYRI, translated from the coding sequence ATGGTACCGTATCCTTTCACACCAGACAAAATCGTCGTCGTATCTGGAATTCAGTCTTCGGGTGCATTGCATTTGGGGAACTACTTCGGAGCACTGCGACAACATATCTCACTCCACAAAAGATATCCTTCCTATTATTTCATCGTAAATTACCATGCGATGACAACGGTTCGTGACCCTGATGCTCTATGGGCACATACCCTAGACGCAGCGGTCACCTATCTGGCACTCGGTTTTGATCCCACCAGGGGAAATCTTTTCGTGCAGAGTGATGTGCCGCTTCTTAATGAACTGACCTGGATTTTCTTCTGCCTCACCCCCGTCTCACAATTGGAAAAAGCAACCTCGTACAAGGATAAAATTGCTCAGGGGCTTACGGCAAACTGTGGCTTGTTTAATTATCCAATTCTGCAAGCTTCCGATATTCTCATCTACGGAGGAACATTGGTCCCCGTGGGAGCAGATCAGAAGCAACATATTGAAATTGCACGGGATACGGCCCAACGGTTTAACCGTACGTGGTCTCCTGATCAGCCACTGTTTCCGATACCCGACGCGCATATCATGAAAAATGTTGCGATCGTTCCCGGAATTGATGGACGTAAGATGTCAAAAAGCTACGACAATACAATCGGGATTTTTGAAGAGGGCAAAGCGTTGACTAGCCGAATTAAGCGTATTGTAACCGACTCCACTCCACTCGAAGATCCAAAAGATCCTGATCAGGATAATGTGTTTGCCCTGATTCGGCTGTTCGCATCTGAAGAGCAGCAAGCAGAAATCAGAGAAGCCTATCAGCGTGGAGGATATGGCTACGGACATGCTAAGAGCGTACTGACACGGCTGATCACCGAATATTTCGCACCGGCGCGGGAAAAAAGAAGAGAACTGCTTAAAGATCCCGACTATGTTCGGGATGTACTTCGACAAGGAGGTATCAATGCACGCAAACGGGCAGAAGCGTGTATGGACAAGGTCCGAGAACTTACGGGCCTTATGACTACGTACAGGATTTGA
- a CDS encoding aminodeoxychorismate/anthranilate synthase component II: MILVIDNYDSFTYNLVQLIGCTTGEIRVERNDVLTPKEIGVMSPDGIVISPGPGRPIDAGICNEVVAELGPKIPILGICLGHQVIGEVYGAEVTYAPTLMHGKTSIVCHHGNQLFKGVPPQFEATRYHSLVLHPKSIPDCLVVTAATPDGVVMGIEHAIHPVEGVQFHPESVMTRDGPTLVNNWLARLGLQP, encoded by the coding sequence TTGATTCTAGTTATCGACAATTACGATTCCTTTACCTATAATCTGGTGCAACTCATTGGCTGTACCACGGGGGAGATTCGTGTTGAGCGTAATGACGTGCTGACCCCCAAAGAAATTGGTGTCATGTCTCCCGATGGGATCGTGATCTCTCCCGGACCAGGTCGTCCGATAGATGCAGGTATTTGCAACGAGGTTGTAGCTGAACTCGGCCCCAAGATCCCAATACTCGGAATTTGTCTCGGGCATCAGGTTATTGGAGAGGTCTACGGAGCAGAAGTGACGTATGCTCCAACTCTGATGCATGGAAAAACCAGTATAGTCTGCCACCATGGGAATCAACTTTTTAAGGGAGTTCCTCCGCAATTTGAAGCGACACGATATCATTCTCTCGTATTGCATCCTAAATCAATTCCGGACTGCCTTGTGGTCACCGCTGCAACCCCTGATGGAGTCGTCATGGGCATAGAGCATGCCATTCATCCCGTCGAGGGGGTGCAATTCCATCCGGAAAGTGTTATGACTCGTGATGGTCCCACGTTAGTGAATAATTGGCTTGCACGTCTTGGACTTCAACCATGA